The genomic interval CGGGGACCTGTGGCACGAGGTCCCCGTGGACCGGCTGTTCCCGCCCACCGTCCAGGGCCGGGGCGCGGGTCCGGGCGAGGCCGACCGCGTCTGGACGCGGATCGCCGTCGCCCCCGACAGCGGCTGCAAGGGCGCCTTCGACGCCCCGCTCGCCCGCGTCCTCGCCCCCGTCGGCTGCGAGCGCCTGCTGCGCGCCACCTACACCGACGCCACGCAGAGCCATGTCACCACCGTCGGCCTGCTGTTCACCGAGGCCGACGCCGCCGGCATGGAGGCCCTCGCCCGCCGCTTCGACCGTGAACGCCTGGACCGCCGCAGCGACCTGATGCCGCTGCCGTACGCGGCGAAGGACACCGCCGCCGAGGGCTTCGGCCCGGAGCAGCGGGCCTCCTGGGCGGTCTCCGTGCTGACGGACGCCCCCGTCGTGGTCTACGCCGTCACCGGCTGGGCCGACGGCCGTGCCGTCGACGAGCCGCAGCCCGCCGAGGACGCCATGCGGTCCGGCGCCACCACCGCCCCCGCGCAGGCGGGCCTCGGCCACGAGGCCCGCGGCCTCGCCGACCGCTTCGAACGCACCCTGCGCAAGCGGGCCGGCGCCCCCACGGAGCGTCCGTCATGAGGAAGCGCCCCGCCGCCCTCGGCGGCCTGCTCGCCGCGGCCCTGGTGCTGGTCCCCACGACCACCGCGCGCGCCGACGGCATCCGCGACCGGCAGTGGTCCCTGGAGGCCCTGCACACCGAGGAGGCCTGGCGCACCACGCGCGGCGCGGGCGTCACCGTCGCCGTCCTGGACACCGGCGTCGAGGCCGACCACCCCGACCTCGACGGCAACGTCCTGGAGGGCAAGGACCTCGTCGGCTTCGGCGCGCGCGAGGGCGACGAGGCCTGGGCCCGCCACGGCACCGCCATGGCCGGCATCATCGCCGGCCACGGCCACGGCCCGGGCAACGGCGACGGCGTCCTCGGCGTCGCCCCGGAGGCGAAGATCCTCCCCGTCCGCGTCATCCTCGAGGACCGCGACCCGGCCCGCGCCAAGGCCCGCAGCACCCGCGGCAACGCCCTCGCCGAAGGCATCCGCTGGGCCGCCGACCACGGCGCCGACGTCATCAACCTCTCCCTCGGCGACGACTCCGCCTCCGCTCACCCGGAGCCGGGTGAGGACGAGGCGATCCAGTACGCCCTGCGCAAGGGCGTGGTCGTCGTCGCCTCCGCCGGCAACGGCGGCGAGAAGGGCGACCGGATCTCCTACCCGGCGGCCTACCCGGGCGTCATCGCCGCCACCGCCGTCGACCGCTACGGCACCCGCGCCCCCTTCTCCACCCGCCGCTGGTACGCGACGGTCAGCGCCCCCGGCGTCGACGTGATCATCGCCGACCCCGACCACAAGTACTACGAGGGCTGGGGCACCAGCGCCGCCGCCGCGTTCGTCTCCGGCGCCGTCGCCCTGGTGAGGTCCGCGTACCCGGACCTGACCCCCGCACAGATCAAGCGGCTCCTGGAGGACACCGCCCGCAACGCGCCCGCCGCCGGACGCGACGACTCGCGCGGCTCCGGCTTCGTCGACCCGGCCGCCGCGATCGAGGCCGCCGGCCGGCTGAAGCCGGAGGGCCTCGAGGCGGCGGCGTACGGCGACGAGTACTTCGGCCCGGGCCCGGACGCCGACGCCCCCGGCGACGACACCGCCGACTGGGCCGCGCCCCTCGCGGGCGGCGCCGGCGGGGTGCTTCTGGTGGCCGCGGTGGTCCTGTGGCGCGGCCGCCGCCCCGAGAGCCGGACCTTCTGACCGCGCCGCGCCAGTACGTCCACGGCGTCCCGCGCCGCCGCCTCCACCCGTGCCACGCCCTCCGCCAGCGACGCGTGGCCGTCGGACAGCACCGCCACCGCGTACGCGCGCCCGCCGGCGGTCACCCACCCCGTGCTGTTCACCACCCACAGGCCGGTCGCGTCGCGCGGCAGCCAGCCGTTCTTCACGCCCCACCGCGTGTCCGGGTCGGCCAGCGTCGGCACGCCCCAGGCCTGCTCCGGCACGACCCGCTCCATCAGCTCCCGCACGTACGCCCGCGCGGGCCCGTCCGGCACCGGGCCCGCCTCCCCGTCCGGCGCGAGGACCTGCCGCAGCAGCGCCACCCGGTCCGCGGCCGTCGTGCGGGTCAGTCCCCAGCGCGCGTCGGCCACCGTG from Streptomyces sp. DH-12 carries:
- the mycP gene encoding type VII secretion-associated serine protease mycosin, which gives rise to MRKRPAALGGLLAAALVLVPTTTARADGIRDRQWSLEALHTEEAWRTTRGAGVTVAVLDTGVEADHPDLDGNVLEGKDLVGFGAREGDEAWARHGTAMAGIIAGHGHGPGNGDGVLGVAPEAKILPVRVILEDRDPARAKARSTRGNALAEGIRWAADHGADVINLSLGDDSASAHPEPGEDEAIQYALRKGVVVVASAGNGGEKGDRISYPAAYPGVIAATAVDRYGTRAPFSTRRWYATVSAPGVDVIIADPDHKYYEGWGTSAAAAFVSGAVALVRSAYPDLTPAQIKRLLEDTARNAPAAGRDDSRGSGFVDPAAAIEAAGRLKPEGLEAAAYGDEYFGPGPDADAPGDDTADWAAPLAGGAGGVLLVAAVVLWRGRRPESRTF